The Lynx canadensis isolate LIC74 chromosome A2, mLynCan4.pri.v2, whole genome shotgun sequence DNA segment GCATTTGAAAACTGGAATTTTGTCTCGCAATTATCCCAAGTCCTTAATTGAGACTcttgtcctttttaaatttatcaataaAATGCTATGTTCTGTGTTCCCGCTTTTGTTGTTTCAGTCACCATTGCTGTCATTTTTCAAGGAGCTAACCATGCTCCTCAGAGaccaagacagaaaaagagagacctAGAAATAGGATGTGGTAAGCGCCTTTGATTTAATCGATTGGGACAACTAAAAAGATACAAATGTTTTCCTTGTTGAAAGGTATATTAATGTTTCCTAAATGCATTGCTTGTTAACTGATTTATTCCATGACCTGGAGAAGGCTTGGGATGTTTAGCCATAATTTATcgttctcctctctctcagctACATTAAAACCAGCACCTTCAAGATTGGAATCTCCAGGATTCCAGCGGGTCGGGCCCTGCTTTTAGATATTGAAATTACGGCAGTGGCATGCAAATGACACTTTAGCACATTAAAGAATTTGGAAACCAGCCATCTGTTTTGCTGTGTGGCCTTACACTAATAAACAAAAGATACTGTATAAGGCCAGGGTGGGAACTGAAAGAAAGAGTTGGCCGACTTTGAAGTTCTCCTCCATCCACTTGAGTCTTTTAGAGGCAAGCCCAGAGCCCAGGAGCCAAGAGGGGAGGGCAGCGGGTGCCCTTGATATGGCCGCAGCAACCGCGCCTGCAAAGTCCAGGCTTGCCCCTTTGACGGGGAAGTACAGGAAATCTCATGGGTGCTCTAGGAGGCCTGCAAATTCCAAGTTTTGTAGGATTTCTCCTCCCACCCTCAGCCCATCCTCTGTAAAACACCCTTTGGAGAGGAAGGAAGTCAGATGCCTGTATTTGTGATGCTGTAAAATTTCTGCTCTACTCTCGGGGCTAAATGAAAGCTTCTGAAAATGTGTGAAAGTGAAGGAAAAGTGGTAAGAGGTCTAGGAGGAGAGCCTTTGATTTGCTGGCTTCCTCTATTTGAGAGCAGACACCTGCCTCAGTTTGGAAGCAACTTGAATATCGGAAGACTTCATAGAGGCTTCCGCAAGTTCAACTGAAAGAAACTGCTGAGCccagagaagaaaataacaactttttttttctgagttatgGGATTAGAACTAGGTTATGGATTTAGAATTAGAACAGACCCATTACAGCCACGATGGCTATGAAATCGAAGCTGAATCTAATGGGGATGAGATGTGTAACCCAGAGGGAGTGGGCAGGAGGACATGTAGAGAGTGGCAGGAAGGGATGGATATTGACaggagggatgggaggagagaCGCAAGGGTTTTCTGAAAACAGACCACACTCAATTTAAGGGGCGAAATATATTGGAACACTGTctaacaagccaaaaaaaaaaaaaaaaagaagaaagaggggtgAGATGGAGGCCTCACCCTCAAACAGCTTTATACTGGAGCTAATTAAATGTGAATCTCTTAGCTCTTGGTTCACTGATGTGAGGAAAGACTGACTGAAGAGTTTGGGCTTTGGAAGGGGGTACTGTTTATATATACGTCAACATTCAGTTGGAGGTGAAAAGGTTAGCACTTGACCCAGGAAGTATCCGTGTTTGTTTCAAAAATAGATCTGCTTCATAAATTTCTTCACCATTCATTTTTTCCAGTATGAACTTGGATTATAATAAAGGAactgttgttattttaaagaaaatcaacctAGTAAGTAGGTATTAGCTAGGTGCAATGACACTCATAGGGGAACTTTCAGCTACATAATGaaaagcatttgcttttttttttttttttccaagaaaaggcCCACCTCTGAAAATGCACAGcacccttctccccttccccacatgAAATGAGCCAACGCTGTTGGAACCAGTAAATTGTAGCCAAGCCAAATTCAGGGCCGCGTAAGCATATGTGaaacttgaatatatttattacagaCATCTTAAGACCCGTAAACTCTGCTCTAGATCACATCACTCCAGGATCTCAGAGCTGTTCATGATTGTACAGGAAATGGGGAATATCATAGGCTCACAAGGAATAACTGATATAACTCAGTGTGGTACTTCAGGGACATCAAAACATTGTGCGACATGCAAAAGACTATTCACGAATCACACAAAATATACATTCATTGTGccatccatcacattaacaattGAGCTGAAAATACATCATATCCAGCTAAGATAACTGTGGAAGGAAGAAGCTGGTTCGAATAATACCTTTAGGTTCTGAATAATCcagcacaaatttaaaaaagagtgtgCCCAGAGAAACACTAAATGGGTGGTGATAGGGGGAGACCCAGCACAGGAAGCAAGGTTTTTGAACCTCGTATTCCGCAGGCCTTCTTAACTCACTTGAAAGAACACATGCAGGCTACCCTCTGAGGCATCTGATTGAGTTTAAGTGAGCGATTTTATTCTTTAACCcataacatataaaattgtaCCAGCTTTGAGAGTTGCCTACCCTGTTTTAGTCACTTAATCTAAACATTTCTAGAAAATCTGTATAAAGATAAATCTCTCAGGACAAAGTATTTACAACCAGCAAACTCACACACATGAAACTGAATTAAATTAAGGGATGAATTAATTGTGTAAACAAGCTCATAGTGCCTCTCTTCCTCATGAGCTCCTggactctcctctctctctatcctacTTTAAGGGCAAAGTAGGGGAGAACTGTAAATATACAGATAGGTAAAAGATAGGCCTCCCTCTAACATGTTTCTGCTGGCAAAGGAGACTATATTCCAAAGGACATCTGAAAGGAACAGACTGTGGAAATCTCCAAAGTAGGGAGGAGTGTTGGGGACCATCAGAAAATTGATTATGGCACCCAATCTGCATCAAGGAgttagcacacacacacacacacacacacgcacacacacacacacacacacacacacacacacacacaccccaatcaAGCCTCTACTCCAGGACTCTCTGGAAACACATTGTCCTGGCCAGGAGCTCCCCAGATAggatcagaaaggaagagagagactgtaAATGGAAAGGAAGATAAGCTAAGAATGTGCTTTGCGTAAGGAGTCCCCAGCCTGCGGAATAGCCTGGGCTGCGGAGTCTGGGGCTTGGTCGGCCTCAGTGAGAGGTAGTCAGAGTGTCTGAGGTAGAGGACCCCGGGGAAGGAATGCAGGGCGAGGAGCTGGACTTCTCTGAAGATTCTTCGGCCTTCTCCTCACTTCCTGGCGGGGTGGCAGGAGAGATGGGCAAGAGACCCTCCTTCTCTCGTTTCTTCTGCTTCATCCGGCGGTTCTGGAACCAGATCTTCACCTGGGTCTCATTGAGCTGTAGGGACGCGGCAATCTCCACCCTGCGGGCACGCGTCAGGTACTTATTGAAGTGGAACTCCTTTTCCAGCTCAGTGAGCTGCTTCGTGGTGAAGTTGGTGCGCACTGCATTGGGTTGACCCACGTAGCCATACTCTCCAACTTTCCCTGGGGGCATGGTGGGGAGCGATGAGAGAACAAGGTAAGACTTTTTACAATCGATATGAGATCCCCTACAAGCTTCAGATAAAGGGGAGATCAagaatttctcaacagaaactcaGCTGGGAATGGTGACTGATGAGGTGTAAAGTGTTAATCTGAAGTCAACCATTAGCAAGGTCAGACCAGTGATGAATGGAGCCTGGAGATATTAAcagaaccacccccacccccacacatccCTACCCACTTCCTATTCCAGAACCTCTAAAACTCAGCCCCTTTGGAAACACGACAGCCCCAGATGTGCCTTTGCCCCAACACACCTGGGCAATCTGTCCACACCGGACACCAGTGGGAagcaagaacttttttttaaaaaaaaagtattaattttcCTTGGCAACTAAACATACTAGCTCCTTCCAGAACCATCAAGGAGCATCCAAGGAATGGCAAGACTGACCTGTTTTGGGAGggtttcttttgactttcatCCAGTCAAAGGTCTGCGCTGGAGAAGATGTCTCTGATGTAGGGGAGCGACAGGCTTCTTGGTGGCTGGCGTGGAGAGGGGACAAGGAGTTATTATACGTGGCCAGGGCCAGGCTCTGGTGCTCTTGTCCATATGAGTGGTGAATGTACTGAGGCGAGCCCACCGCGCCCCCGGCATAaccctggtggtggtggtgatgctggACCATGGGAGATGAGAGATTTCCAGAGTAAACAGCGGGAGCGCACGAGGGGTACCCACCACTTACTTCTGCTTCCTGATTTAACGCGTAGGGGCTGTAAGGCGCGCCGAAGTTCTGCGCGCCATAGCTT contains these protein-coding regions:
- the HOXA1 gene encoding homeobox protein Hox-A1 isoform X1 translates to MDNARMSSFLEYPILSGGDSGTCSARAYPSDHGITTFQSCAVSANSCGGDDRFLVGRGVQISPPHHHHHHHHHHPQPATYQTPGNLGVSYSHSSCGPSYGAQNFGAPYSPYALNQEAEVSGGYPSCAPAVYSGNLSSPMVQHHHHHQGYAGGAVGSPQYIHHSYGQEHQSLALATYNNSLSPLHASHQEACRSPTSETSSPAQTFDWMKVKRNPPKTGKVGEYGYVGQPNAVRTNFTTKQLTELEKEFHFNKYLTRARRVEIAASLQLNETQVKIWFQNRRMKQKKREKEGLLPISPATPPGSEEKAEESSEKSSSSPCIPSPGSSTSDTLTTSH